In the genome of Neofelis nebulosa isolate mNeoNeb1 chromosome 6, mNeoNeb1.pri, whole genome shotgun sequence, one region contains:
- the C2 gene encoding complement C2 isoform X1: MTFSLCRLSASLCLKVDTMDPLMAFLCLLSLYPGLAAATPSCPQNVNISGGTFTLSHGWAPGSVLTYSCPVGRYPVPASRLCKSNGRWQTLRSTQLTKAVCKPVRCPGPVSFENGMFTPRLGSYPVGGNLSFECEDGFTLRGSPVRQCRPNGMWDGETAVCDNGAGYCPNPGISVGAVRTGSRFGLGDKVTYRCSSNLVLTGSAERECQSNGVWSGTEPICRQPYSYDFPEDVAPALGASLSHLLGATNPTQKKKKSVGRKIQIQRSGHLNLYLLLDASQSVAEDDFHIFKESASLMVDRIFSFEINVSVAIITFASKPKIIMSVLHDNSRDATEVINSLDNINYKDHENGTGTNTYAALDSVHIMMNNQMQRLGMSTAAWQEIRHAIILLTDGKSNMGGSPKLAVDNIKEILNINQQRNDYLDIYAIGVGKLDVDWKELNELGSKKDGERHAFILQDTNALYQVFEHMLDVSKLTDTICGVGNMSANASAQERTPWHVTIKPKSQETCRGALISDQWVLTAAHCFRHAENSSLWRVNVGDPNSQWGKDFSIEKAVISSGFDVFAKKNQGILEFYGDDIALLKLAQKVKMSTHARPICLPCTVEANLALRRPPGSTCRDHESELLNKLSVPAHFVALNGSKLNINLKMGTEWTSCIQVVSQDRTTFPDLTDVREVVTDQFLCSGTENDDNPCRGESGGAVFLERRYRFFQVGLVSWGLYNPCGNSNKNSRQKAPRGKIPPPRDFHINLFRLQPWLRQHLEGILNFLPL; encoded by the exons ATGACCTTTTCCCTCTGcaggctctctgcctctctctgcctcaaggTGGACACCATGGACCCACTGATGGCTTTCCTTTGCCTGTTGTCCCTGTACCCag GCTTGGCTGCAGCCACCCCCTCTTGCCCTCAGAACGTGAATATCTCCGGTGGCACTTTCACCCTCAGCCATGGCTGGGCCCCTGGGAGTGTCCTCACCTACTCCTGTCCCGTGGGCCGCTACCCAGTCCCAGCATCGCGGCTGTGCAAGAGCAATGGACGGTGGCAGACCCTGAGATCCACCCAGCTGACAAAGGCAGTCTGCAAAC ctGTTCGCTGTCCAGGTCCTGTCTCCTTTGAGAATGGCATGTTCACCCCACGGCTCGGGTCTTACCCTGTGGGTGGCAACCTGAGCTTCGAGTGTGAGGATGGTTTCACACTGCGGGGCTCGCCTGTGCGCCAGTGTCGCCCCAATGGCATGTGGGATGGGGAGACAGCTGTGTGTGACAATGGTG CTGGCTACTGCCCCAACCCGGGCATCTCGGTGGGTGCCGTGCGGACAGGGTCTCGTTTCGGGCTTGGAGACAAAGTCACCTACCGCTGCTCCTCAAATCTGGTGCTGACCGGGTCTGCGGAGCGGGAGTGCCAGAGTAATGGGGTCTGGAGTGGGACGGAACCCATATGCCGCC AGCCCTACTCTTATGACTTTCCTGAGGATGTGGCCCCTGCCCTGGGTGCCTCCTTGTCCCACCTACTTGGAGCCACCAATCCCacccagaagaaaaaaa AAAGCGTGGGCCGTAAAATCCAAATCCAGCGCTCTGGTCACCTGAACCTCTACCTGCTCCTGGATGCCTCTCAGAGTGTGGCTGAAGATGACTTTCACATCTTCAAGGAGAGCGCCAGTCTCATGGTGGACAGG ATTTTCAGCTTTGAGATCAATGTGAGTGTCGCCATAATCACCTTTGCATCAAAGCCCAAAATCATCATGTCTGTTCTGCACGACAACTCGAGGGATGCGACTGAAGTGATCAACAGTCTGGACAATATCAACTATAAAG ACCATGAAAATGGAACTGGGACAAACACCTATGCAGCTTTAGATAGTGTCCATATCATGATGAATAACCAGATGCAACGCCTCGGAATGAGCACAGCGGCCTGGCAGGAAATCCGACATGCCATCATCCTTCTGACAGATG GAAAGTCTAACATGGGTGGCTCCCCCAAGCTGGCTGTTGACAATATCAAAGAGATCTTGAACATCAACCAGCAGAGGAACGACTACCTGG ACATCTATGCCATTGGGGTGGGCAAGCTGGATGTGGACTGGAAAGAGCTGAATGAACTGGGGTCCAAGAAGGATGGTGAGCGCCATGCCTTCATTCTACAGGACACAAATGCTCTGTACCAGGTCTTTGAGCACATGCTGG ATGTCTCCAAGCTCACAGACACCATCTGTGGGGTGGGGAACATGTCAGCCAATGCCTCTGCCCAGGAGAGGACACCCTGGCATGTCACTATTAAG CCTAAGAGCCAGGAGACCTGCCGGGGGGCCCTCATCTCAGACCAATGGGTCCTGACAGCTGCTCACTGCTTCCGCCATGCTGAGAACAGCTCTCTGTGGAGGGTCAATGTGG GGGATCCTAACTCCCAGTGGGGCAAAGACTTCAGTATTGAGAAAGCCGTGATCTCCTCAGGGTTTGATGTCTTTGCCAAAAAGAATCAGGGAATCTTGGAGTTCTATGGTGATGACATTGCCCTGTTGAAGCTGGCCCAGAAAGTGAAGATGTCCACCCATGCCAG GCCCATTTGCCTTCCCTGCACGGTGGAGGCAAATCTGGCTCTGCGGAGACCTCCAGGCAGCACCTGCCGAGACCATG AAAGTGAACTTCTGAACAAACTGAGTGTTCCTGCTCATTTTGTGGCCTTGAATGGGAGCAAACTGAACATTAACCTCAAGATGGGGACAGAG TGGACAAGCTGCATCCAGGTCGTCTCCCAAGACAGAACCACATTCCCTGACTTGACGGATGTCAGAGAGGTGGTGACAGACCAGTTCCTATGCAGTGGAACCGAGAATGATGACAATCCCTGCAGGG GAGAATCTGGGGGAGCAGTTTTCCTTGAGCGGAGATACAGATTTTTTCag gTGGGCCTGGTGAGTTGGGGTCTCTACAACCCCTGTGGCAACAGCAATAAAAACTCCCGCCAAAAGGCTCCCAGGGGCAAGATCCCACCACCACGAGATTTTCACATCAATCTCTTTCGCCTACAGCCCTGGCTGAGGCAGCACCTGGAGGGTATCTTGAACTTTTTGCCCCTCTAA
- the CFB gene encoding complement factor B, whose protein sequence is MGSSLSPQLCLVFLVLGLLSGGGSIPPLTVVGPQGSCSLEGVEIKGGSFRLLKEGQALEYVCPSGFYPYPVQIRTCRSTGSWSTLRTQDQKIVKTAECRAIRCPRPQEFENGEYWPRTPYYNLSDEISFRCYDGYTLRGSANRTCQATGRWDGQTAICDDGAGYCPNPGIPLGTRKVGNHYRLEDRVTYYCNRGLTLRGSQQRTCQEGGSWSGTEPSCQDSFMYDIPEEVAEAFLSSLTETIEGVDAEDGHSPGEQQKRKIILDPSGSMNIYLVLDASDSIGIGNFTRAKNCLKDFIEKVASYGVKPKYGLVTYATVPKILIRVSDENSSDADWVTRAIDNINYEDHKLKAGTNTKKALQAIYNMMSWPGNQPPEGWNRTRHVIILMTDGLHNMGGDPVSVIHEIRSLLDIGRDRKNLREDYLDVYVFGVGPLVNQENINALASKKDKEQHVFKVKDMEDLEDVFKQMLDETRTLGLCGMVWEHKKGSDYHKQPWQAKISVTRPLKGHETCMGAVVSEYYVLTAAHCFTVDDRNHSIKVSVGGMKQDLEIDKVLFHPNYDINGKKAEGIPEFYDYDVALIRLKEKLKYGQTLRPICLPCTQGTNQALRLPLSTTCQQQMEELLPEKDIKALFVSELSKDGKKSLIRKEVYIKNGEKKSSCERDAQYALGYDKVKDISKVVTPRFLCTGGVDPYTDPNTCKGDSGGPLIIHKRSRFIQVGVISWGVVDVCKDQRRWRQVPAHARDFHINLFQVLPWLREKLKEEDLDFL, encoded by the exons ATGGGGAGCAGTCTCAGTCCCCAACTCTGCCTGGTATTCTTGGTGCTGGGCCTCTTGTCTGGAG GTGGGAGCATACCACCATTGACTGTGGTTGGGCCCCAAGGCTCCTGCTCTCTGGAAGGAGTAGAGATCAAAGGTGGCTCCTTCAGGCTTCTCAAGGAGGGCCAGGCACTGGAGTATGTGTGTCCCTCTGGCTTCTACCCATACCCTGTGCAGATTCGTACCTGCAGATCCACAGGGTCCTGGAGCACCCTGCGGACCCAAGACCAAAAGATTGTCAAGACGGCAGAATGCAGAG cAATTCGCTGCCCAAGACCACAGGAATTTGAGAATGGGGAATACTGGCCCCGGACCCCCTACTACAATTTGAGCGATGAGATCTCTTTCCGCTGCTATGATGGCTACACTCTCCGGGGCTCTGCCAATCGCACCTGCCAAGCAACTGGTCGGTGGGATGGACAAACAGCCATCTGCGATGATGGAG CGGGGTACTGCCCTAACCCGGGCATCCCCCTTGGCACAAGGAAGGTGGGCAACCACTATCGTCTTGAAGACAGAGTCACCTACTACTGCAACCGGGGTCTCACCCTTCGTGGCTCCCAGCAGCGAACATGCCAGGAGGGTGGCTCTTGGAGTGGAACAGAACCTTCCTGCCAAG ACTCCTTTATGTATGACATCCCTGAAGAGGTAGCCGAAGCCTTCCTGTCTTCCCTGACGGAGACCATTGAAGGAGTAGATGCTGAGGATGGGCATAGCCCAG GGGAACAACAGAAGAGGAAGATTATCCTGGACCCCTCGGGCTCCATGAACATCTATCTGGTGTTGGATGCATCAGACAGCATTGGGATCGGCAACTTCACAAGGGCCAAGAACTGTCTCAAAGACTTCATTGAGAAG GTGGCAAGTTATGGGGTGAAGCCAAAATATGGTCTAGTGACCTATGCTACAGTCCCCAAAATTTTGATCAGAGTGTCCGATGAAAACAGCAGCGATGCAGACTGGGTTACAAGGGCAATCGACAATATCAACTATGAAG ATCACAAGTTGAAGGCAGGCACTAACACCAAGAAGGCCCTCCAGGCAATTTACAACATGATGAGCTGGCCGGGGAACCAACCCCCTGAAGGCTGGAACCGCACCCGCCACGTCATCATTCTCATGACTGATG GCTTGCACAACATGGGTGGGGACCCAGTCTCTGTCATTCATGAGATCCGGAGCTTGCTGGACATTGGGAGGGATCGCAAAAACCTAAGGGAGGATTATCTGG ATGTCTATGTGTTTGGGGTTGGGCCTCTGGTGAACCAAGAGAACATCAATGCTTTGGCTTCCAAGAAGGATAAAGAACAACATGTGTTCAAAGTCAAGGACATGGAAGACCTGGAAGATGTTTTCAAACAAATGCTTG ATGAAACCCGGACTCTGGGACTCTGTGGAATGGTTTGGGAGCACAAGAAAGGTAGTGATTACCACAAGCAACCATGGCAGGCCAAGATCTCAGTCACT CGCCCTTTGAAAGGACATGAGACCTGTATGGGGGCCGTGGTGTCTGAGTACTACGTGCTGACAGCAGCACACTGTTTCACGGTGGATGATCGGAATCATTCAATCAAGGTCAGCGTGG GAGGGATGAAGCAGGACTTGGAAATAGATAAAGTCCTATTTCACCCTAACTACGACATCAATGGGAAAAAAGCAGAAGGCATTCCTGAATTTTATGACTATGATGTGGCCCTTATCAGACTCAAGGAGAAGCTCAAGTATGGCCAGACTCTCAG GCCTATTTGTCTCCCCTGCACCCAGGGAACAAATCAAGCTTTGAGGCTTCCACTGTCAACCACTTGCCAGCAACAGA TGGAAGAGCTGCTCCCTGAAAAGGATATCAAAGCTCTGTTTGTGTCAGAGTTGTCCAAAGATGGGAAGAAGTCGCTGATTCGGAAGGAGGTCTACATCAAGAACGGGGAAAAG AAATCCAGCTGTGAGAGAGATGCTCAATATGCCCTAGGCTATGACAAAGTCAAGGACATCTCTAAAGTGGTCACCCCCAGGTTCCTTTGCACTGGAGGGGTGGATCCCTATACTGACCCCAACACTTGCAAAG GTGATTCTGGTGGTCCCCTGATTATTCATAAGAGGAGTCGCTTCATTCAA GTTGGTGTGATCAGCTGGGGTGTAGTGGATGTCTGCAAAGACCAGAGGCGGTGGCGACAGGTACCTGCTCATGCCCGAGACTTTCACATCAACCTCTTCCAAGTGCTGCCCTGGCTCAGGGAGAAACTCAAAGAAGAGGATTTGGATTTTCTATAA
- the NELFE gene encoding negative elongation factor E translates to MLVIPPGLSEEEEALQKKFNKLKKKKKALLALKKQSSSSTASQGGVKRSLSEQPVVDTATATEQAKQLVKSGAISAIKAETKNSGFKRSRTLEGKLKDPEKGPVPTFQPFQRSISADDDLQESSRRPQRKSLYESFVSSSDRLRELGPDGEEAEGPGAGDGPPRSFDWGYEERGGAHSSASPPRSRSRDHSRERNRDRDRDRERDRDRDRDRDRERDRDRDRDRDRDRDRDRDREREGPFRRSDSFPERRAPRKGNTLYVYGEDMTPTLLRGAFSPFGNIIDLSMDPPRNCAFVTYEKMESADQAVAELNGTQVESVQLKVSIARKQPMLDAATGKSVWGSLAVQNSPKGCHRDKRTQIVYSDDVYKENLVDGF, encoded by the exons ATGTTGGTGATACCCCCCGGACTgagcgaggaggaggaggctcTGCAGAAGAAATTCAACAAACTCAAGAAAAAG AAAAAGGCATTGTTGGCTCTGAAGAAGCAAAGTAGTAGCAGCACAGCCAGCCAAGGCGGTGTGAAACGCT CACTGTCAGAGCAGCCTGTGGTGGACACAGCCACGGCAACAGAGCAGGCAAAGCAGCTGGTGAAGTCAGGAGCCATCAGTGCCATCAAGGCCGAGACCAAGAACTCGGGCTTCAAACGTTCTCGAACCCTAGAGGGGAAGTTAAAG GACCCTGAGAAGGGGCCAGTCCCCACTTTCCAGCCGTTCCAGAGAAGCATATCTGCTGACGACGATCTGCAGGAG TCATCCAGACGGCCCCAGAGGAAATCTCTGTATGAGAG TTTTGTGTCTTCCAGTGATCGGCTTCGGGAACTAGGGCcagatggggaagaggcagagggccCAGGGGCTGGTGACGGTCCTCCTCGAAGCTTTGACTGGGGCTATGAAGAACGTGGTGGTGCCCActcctcagcctcccctccccgaAGCCGCAGCCGGGACCACAGTCGTGAGCGGAACCGAGACAGAGACCGAGATCGGGAACGGGATCGAGACCGAGACAGAGACCGAGATCGGGAACGGGATCGAGACCGAGATCGGGACAGGGACCGCGATCGGGACAGGGACCGTGATCGAGAACGAGAGGGCCCGTTCCGCA GGTCGGACTCGTTCCCTGAACGCAGGGCCCCTCGGAAGGGGAATACTCTCTATGTGTATGGAGAGGACATGACACCCACCCTCCTCCGTGGGGCCTTCTCTCCCTTTGGAAACATCATTGACCTCTCCATGGACCCACCCAGAAA CTGTGCCTTCGTCACCTATGAAAAAATGGAATCAGCAGATCAGGCCGTTGCTGAG CTCAATGGGACCCAGGTGGAGTCCGTACAGCTCAAAGTCAGCATTGCCCGCAAACAGCCCATGCTGGATGCTGCCACTGGCAAGTCTGTCTGGGGCTCCCTTG CTGTCCAGAACAGCCCTAAGGGTTGCCACCGGGACAAGAGGACCCAGATTGTCTACAGTGATGATGTCTACAAGGAGAACCTTGTGGATGGCTTCTAG
- the SKIC2 gene encoding superkiller complex protein 2 gives MMETERLVLPPPDPLDLPLRPVELGCTGHWELLNVPGAPESTLPHGLPPCAPDLQQETEQLFLSSPAWLPLHGVEHSARKWQRKMDPWSLLATLGAPVPSDLQAQRHPTTGQILGYKEVLLENTNLSATTSLSLRRPPGPVSQSLWGNPTQYPFWPGGMDEPTITDLSTREEAEEEIDFEKDLLTVPPGFKKGVDFAPKDHPAPAPGLLSLSRLLEPLDLGGGDEDDSEAVGQPGIPRGDTVSAPPCSASLARASSLEDLVLKEASTAESPPEPPKPLPQEQWAIPVDVTSPVGDFYRLIPQPAFQWAFEPDVFQKQAILHLERHDSVFVAAHTSAGKTVVAEYAIALAQKHMTRTIYTSPIKALSNQKFRDFRNTFGDVGLLTGDVQLHPEASCLIMTTEILRSMLYSGSDVIRDLEWVIFDEVHYINDAERGVVWEEVLIMLPDHVSIILLSATVPNALEFADWIGRLKRRQIYVISTVARPVPLEHYLFTGNSPKTQGELFLLLDSRGAFHTKGYYAAVEAKKERMSKHAQTFGAKQPTHQGGPAQDRGVYLSLLASLRTRAQLPVVVFTFSRGRCDEQASSLTSLDLTTSSEKSEIHLFLQRCLARLRGSDRQLPQVLHMSELLHRGLGVHHSGILPILKEIVEMLFSRGLVKVLFATETFAMGVNMPARTVVFDSMRKHDGSTFRDLLPGEYVQMAGRAGRRGLDPTGTVILLCKGRVPEMADLHRMMMGKPSQLQSQFRLTYTMILNLLRVDALRVEDMMKRSFSEFPSRKDSKAHEQALAELTKRLGTLEEPDTTGQLVDLPEYYSWGEELTETRSLIQRRIMESVNGLKSLSAGRVVVVKNQEYHNTLGVILQVSSNSTSRVFTTLILCDKPVSEDPQERAPATPDVPYPDDLVGFKLFLPEGPCDHTVAKLQPGDMAAITTKVLRVNGEKILEDFSKRQQPKFKKDPPIAAVTTAVQELLRLAQAYPAGPPTLDPVNDLQLKDVSVVEGGLRARKLEELIWEAQCVHSPRFSAQYLKLQERMQIQKEMERLRFLLSDQSLLLLPEYHQRVEVLRTLGYVDEAGTVKLAGRVACAMSSHELLLTELMFDNALSALRPEEIAALLSGLVCQSPGDPGEQLPSTLKQGVERVRAVAKRIGEVQVACGLNQTVEEFVGELNFGLVEVVYEWARGMPFSELAGLSGTPEGLVVRCIQRLAEMCRSLRGAARLVGEPVLGAKMETAATLLRRDIVFAASLYTQ, from the exons ATGATGGAGACGGAGCGACttg TGCTGCCTCCTCCAGATCCCTTGGATCTGCCCCTTCGGCCTGTGGAGCTGGGATGCACAGGGCACTGGGAGCTGCTGAATGTGCCTGGGGCTCCAGAGAGCACA CTTCCCCAcggcctccctccctgtgcccccgATCTGCAGCAGGAAACAGAGCAGTTGTTTTTATCATCTCCAGCCTGGTTGCCTCTGCATGGTGTGGAGCACTCGGCCCG aAAATGGCAGAGGAAGATGGATCCCTGGTCCCTCCTGGCCACACTGGGGGCCCCAGTCCCCTCAGACCTTCAGGCCCAAAGACACCCGACCACAGGCCAGATACTGGGCTACAAAGAG GTCCTGCTGGAGAATACAAACCTATCGGCCACCACCTCCTTGTCTCTTCGCCGGCCCCCAGGGCCCGTCTCCCAGTCCCTGTGGGGGAATCCAACACAATACCCTTTCTGGCCAG GTGGAATGGATGAGCCTACCATAACAGATCTGAGCACTCGGGAGGAGGCTGAGGAAGAGATAGACTTTGAGAAAG ATCTTCTTACTGTCCCACCTGGCTTCAAGAAAGGTGTGGACTTTGCACCGAAGG ATCACCCGGCTCCAGCTCCCGGCTTGCTCAGCCTCAGCCGTTTGCTGGAACCTCtggatttgggggggggtgaTGAGGATGACAGTGAGGCAGTGGGCCAGCCAGGAATTCCCAGAGGAGACACTGTTTCAGCACCCCCCTGCAGTGCTTCCCTGGCCCGAGCAAGCAGCTTGGAGGACCTAGTGTTGAAG GAAGCATCCACAGCTGAATCCCCCCCAGAGCCCCCCAAACCCCTGCCTCAGGAGCAGTGGGCTATTCCCGTGGATGTCACATCCCCTGTTGGTGATTTCTACCGCCTCATTCCCCAGCCCGCTTTCCAG TGGGCATTTGAGCCGGATGTGTTTCAGAAACAGGCCATCTTGCACTTGGAGCGGCATGACTCTGTCTTTGTAGCAGCTCACACATCTGCGGGGAAGACGGTTGTGGCTGAATATGCCATTGCCCTTGCCCAGAAACACATGACACG CACCATCTACACTTCGCCCATCAAGGCCCTGAGTAACCAGAAGTTCCGAGACTTTCGAAACACTTTTGGAGATGTGGGGCTGCTCACTGGGGACGTACAGCTGCACCCGGAGGCCTCCTGCCTCATTATGACAACAGAGATCCTTCG CTCCATGCTGTACAGCGGTTCAGATGTCATCCGGGACCTAGAGTGGGTCATCTTTGATGAGGTTCACTACATCAACGATGCTGAG cgtGGGGTTGTGTGGGAGGAAGTGCTTATCATGCTCCCTGACCATGTCTCCATCATCCTTCTGAGTGCTACCGTCCCCAATGCCCTTGAGTTCGCTGACTGGATCGG GCGACTGAAACGGCGCCAGATCTATGTGATCAGCACTGTTGCCCGTCCCGTACCCCTGGAGCATTATCTCTTCACGGGGAACAGCCCCAAGACCCAGGGGGAGCTCTTTCTGTTGCTGGACTCCCGAGGTGCCTTCCATACAAAGGG gTACTATGCAGCTGTGGAGGCCAAGAAGGAGCGGATGAGCAAACATGCCCAGACCTTTGGGGCCAAACAGCCCACGCATCAGGGGGGGCCTGCACAG gaCCGCGGTGTGTACCTatccctcctggcctccctccgCACCCGTGCGCAGCTGCCTGTGGTCGTGTTCACCTTCTCGCGGGGTCGCTGTGATGAGCAAGCCTCGAGCCTCACCTCCCTGGACCTCACCACAAGTTCAGAGAAGAGTGAAATTCACCTCTTCCTGCAGCGCTGCCTTGCTCGCCTCCGTGGCTCTGACCGCCAGCTGCCCCAG GTCCTGCACATGTCTGAGCTCCTGCACCGTGGCCTGGGTGTGCACCACAGTGGCATCCTGCCCATTCTTAAGGAGATCGTGGAGATGCTTTTCAGTCGAGGCCTGGTCAAG GTCTTGTTTGCCACAGAGACCTTTGCCATGGGTGTTAATATGCCTGCTCGAACAGTGGTGTTTGACTCTATGCGGAAACACGATGGCTCCACCTTCCGGGATCTGCTACCTGGAGAGTATGTGCAGATGGCAGGTCGGGCAGGCCGGAGGGGCCTGGACCCCACCGGCACTGTCATCCTGCTCTGCAAGGGCCGTGTGCCTGAGATGGCAGACCTGCACCGTATGATGATG GGAAAGCCATCGCAGCTGCAATCTCAGTTCCGCCTCACATACACCATGATCCTGAACCTGCTGCGGGTGGACGCCCTCAGGGTGGAAGACATGATGAAGAGGAGCTTCTCCGAGTTTCCATCCCGCAAGGACAGCAAG GCCCATGAACAGGCTCTAGCTGAACTGACCAAGAGACTAGGGACCTTAGAGGAACCTGATACGACTGGCCAACTGGTTGACCTGCCTGAGTATTACAGCTGGGGGGAGGAACTGACAGAGACCCGGAGCCTGATCCAG CGACGCATCATGGAGTCTGTGAATGGGCTGAAATCTCTCTCAGCAGGAAGGGTGGTGGTTGTGAAGAATCAGGAGTATCATAACACATTGGGTGTTATCCTGCAG GTCTCCTCAAATTCCACCAGCAGGGTGTTTACAACCCTGATCTTGTGTGATAAGCCTGTGTCTGAGGACCCACAGGAGAGGGCACCAGCCACCCCAGATGTGCCCTACCCAGATGACCTTGTGGGATTCAAGCTGTTCCTGCCTGAAG GGCCCTGTGACCACACAGTGGCCAAGCTCCAGCCAGGAGACATGGCTGCCATCACCACCAAGGTGCTCCGGGTGAATGGGGAGAAGATCTTGGAGGACTTCAGCAAGAGGCAGCAACCAAAATTCAA GAAGGATCCTCCCATTGCGGCTGTGACCACTGCTGTCCAGGAACTGCTGCGTTTGGCTCAGGCCTACCCAGCGGGACCCCCTACCCTTGACCCTGTCAATGACCTGCAGCTCAAGGATGTGTCAGTGGTTGAGGGAGGGCTCCGGGCCCGGAAGCTGGAGGAGCtgatctgggaggctcagtgtgTGCACAGTCCCCGTTTCTCTGCCCAG TACCTGAAGCTGCAGGAGCGAATGCAGATACAGAAGGAGATGGAGCGACTACGTTTCCTGCTGTCAGATCAGTCACTGTTGCTGCTCCCAGAGTATCACCAGCGAgtagag GTGCTCCGAACCCTGGGTTATGTAGACGAGGCGGGCACCGTGAAGCTGGCAGGGCGGGTGGCTTGTGCCATGAGCAGTCACGAGCTGCTTCTCACTGAGCTCATGTTTGACAACGCTCTGAGTGCCCTGCGGCCAGAAGAGATTGCAGCCCTGCTCTCTGGCCTGGTCTGCCAGAgccctggggaccctggggaGCAGCTCCCAAGCACCCTCAAACAG GGAGTGGAACGTGTCCGGGCTGTGGCCAAGCGGATTGGTGAGGTCCAGGTGGCCTGTGGCCTGAACCAGACTGTGGAGGAATTTGTCGGGGAGCTGAATTTTGGGCTGGTGGAGGTGGTGTACGAGTGGGCCCGGGGCATG CCCTTCTCTGAGTTGGCAGGGCTGTCGGGGACTCCCGAGGGCCTGGTGGTCCGTTGCATCCAGCGCTTGGCCGAGATGTGTCGCTCGCTGAGGGGGGCGGCCCGCCTGGTAGGAGAACCTGTGCTAGGTGCCAAGATGGAGACGGCAGCTACTTTGCTGCGGAGGGACATCGTCTTTGCGGCCAGCCTATACACTCAGTGA